aggttatgatcccctcgacatcgagatcataacagcgccgagaaaaaaggaagaagaagaagatatgAATATGTAATACCCTTTTccttcgaattcagcacacacAATTTTCTGAAAGACTTTCAATCAAGATTTTTCTGACAAAACGGCGGCACTGATTggtattcagtttttttttgtttaactcgaaaaccaaacttatcttttaaaatggtttaaggacattttttatcaaaattagtttgttcaaaaatgttaaaacttattttgactaaaaatcaatgaaaataaaatgcatgactaaGTCTACTTAgagcacgtacttgctcttatggttaaTGTTGCTTTAGAAGGTTTAAGCTTTTTATATCTAAGcttcttaaaagaaaaattttaatttaattttttcaataattttataagaaatgtaaacaaAGTATTAagagttaatttttaaattacgaaaacacccttttctggttttttttttcaattttttttttttttttaatccaaaaaattgagcaaatcgttttggagaaaatcaGATTTCAAAATAACGGTTCTATgcgaggtaccgttaataacgatttttgaaaaaaaaaaacttttattcatgaaaagatagaccttgtctaagaacaaatagatacttgaattttttttttaataaaattgtaggaccagtttttgaagaaattaaacttttccaaaattggtatatgacaggtacctaccgttatATTTGGtccagaaaaattaatttcaaaaaccctctgtacaggatccaaaaactgctacatttCAAGTTTGAAGTAGATCGGCCCATCTTCTTCAATAAACAgaagaaaatcacaaaaacgcatttttcaaaatagcgCCAAAccacacttttttttgtaaaatcgtTTTTGTTCTATATTTGCCTTAAtatgaaatataaaatttaaattatttccaaaaattctcaGATGGTTCAACTATCCATGtagtaaaaatttagatttttgccaaaaagaaagaacaaaatCAAGACGACACCGAAGGAAATGTTTTGCCCTTTTCAATGAATCGTCGTAAATTTATCAAATTAACAATTATTTAACAATTATTCAATATTAATTATGACTTATCACCGAAAACCCCTTATTTGCGATGATACATTAAGGGGAGAAAGATCTCCTTCGTTTAATTTCCGTATTGACTcaagtaaacttttttttataatcttcaattaaaaatttcaataaaattttcgataaaaataaataaaacagaataaTACTGGATTTGGATTCCAAATAAACTCAAACTTATCTTCATTTTCCAGATACGTTGTGAAAGCAGTGGTCTATGAAATAGGTATTCTAACAGATGAAGATGAAAACGATACTTCCAGTATTGAAAGGTAAAAAACTTCTGATTCCaaatccaaacatttttaactaaacaaaaatatgtacatatcttTTCAGCCAAGAACGTGTAGATCTGACCTTCTTTGATGCTCACAGAAATAGCAGTCACATCGATCTTGGTAATATTCCACTTCCCATTCAAACAAATGTTAGCGGCCAAGTTCTTACGGGAATTGCACCAGTCAATATTGGTGCATTCAGTAATCCCAATGAGCTATTAAACACACTACCTCTTACTGGAACCATCGTTAATCTGACACATAGTGATACATCATACTTCCAACTGTCAACTCACAATATCAGTGAAAGTGAAAAACCTCAGGTCCTTACTCAAGAGGAAATTGCCCAAATTCCTGATGCAGCTAATATTTTCCCATCACTCAAACATGAAAGTGATGAGATTTCGAAAAATTCAGTTCCTTCAGATGATGACTAGAGATTTTGTACACTATAGCTATAGTCTAGTTAGCAAGTGCTTGAAGAACGGTTTAGCACTCTAGT
This DNA window, taken from Episyrphus balteatus chromosome 2, idEpiBalt1.1, whole genome shotgun sequence, encodes the following:
- the LOC129912219 gene encoding uncharacterized protein LOC129912219 → MNQLQRIAIMTVFCAAIWANTIGIPVLPVLDESSGIDNETIEGLRASVNDTPKNLYVVKAVVYEIGILTDEDENDTSSIESQERVDLTFFDAHRNSSHIDLGNIPLPIQTNVSGQVLTGIAPVNIGAFSNPNELLNTLPLTGTIVNLTHSDTSYFQLSTHNISESEKPQVLTQEEIAQIPDAANIFPSLKHESDEISKNSVPSDDD